tggaaaatatgttttgcaaaatcattgctttcgcgctgtttcatttgttttgcaattcttaatttttgtttgcaaaaagcaaatgtattttcctcaatactttaaataaaatgttttaaatttgtttttgtttttattgtttttgtatattttaaacaaggtaaatctttctgatttattaaaataaaaagtcaaatggATTTTTCGGGGCTGAGCcgcggatctccactcaccctagaaccacccctgtgTACACAAACCGTTTGTGTTCAAATGTAATCTGGTATTTGGCCAACAGTTGGCGCCAAAGTACAATGTGCGCTGCGTGAGAGATGTAAAGTGTTCGCGCCACTAAATTTAAATTTAGTGAAAAGTGATCGCTTAAGTGCTTCAAAAACGATCGAACCCCCTTTACGTTATTGTATAATTCGCACATTGCATAAAAAGTTACAATTGTTGTCTTACTGTTATGAAAATACCTTGTACTATGACCGGTTTCTCTCTGGGGAGATCTATAGCTTCTTTCAAACGGGAGAAGATTCTAGTAAAAAGAGTTTCTTTTGTTTACTTGAGGATTAGTTGGTTAATCACCAATCATACTGTCAACCTCCTCTTTCCTCAGCCTGGAAGGGCAGATTTATTATTGTGTTTCTGTTGTTAACAGTTGATGAAGATGCAGCTAAATTGGTTCTTCTTAAAAGTTTTGATTTATTAGCAGTTTTACTCCCAGCCAAAGTGGAAAGTTGAGGAAGCAGATTCTCCTCGGAATGAATAGTGGATGGTTTTTCAGTAGCTCCAGTGGGTGATGTTCGTTTTGGCACTGGTGTGCTGGTAACTAAATTATGGCGTCTGGATGTTCTTGAGCTCCTGAGGCTTTGAGTGTAGTTGTGCCAGTTGGTGCTGTCCCATATTGCATCCAGACTAGGGCACTTCATCTGAAGAAAGCACAGTTCTTTTTGCATGCAAAGGCAACTGGTTATTACTCCTCATTTAAGATGCATAACCAGATATCATGTAAGGTCTTGTATCCACACAAAGACTGGCACAGAGTTTGAATGTGCCACATGCCCAACTGTACGTGTGTATCTTAGTATTGGCAAAACGTCCCATGAAAGTCCTGCTAAAGAATGTTGGCATATACCTCGTCAGTAAAAACCTTGCGTTTTGTTTTCCAGACACAGGTGTGTGATAATGAGAACCGGTGCTCAGCAAACTATAAACCTGTCTGTTAGTTTCCCACTCAACCTTATGTCTCCAGGGTCCATTGTTCTGTGCAGTGCTCAACCAAACCAGGATGCACAGGTGTATGGAGAAGAAGAGAACAaatcaatatttgtattattcatatatttgtgATTTTGCACAGAATGCAAGAGAAAGTGCAACACTTTGTGCTCCCAAAAGCTTTTAAACAAGCCCAGGTATAGATGAAGATATCATATCATTTTGTATGATTGGTATCACCACTAGAGGGAGGTAGATGTAATGTTTGAGTTATAAGGGTTTATTACTGGCATAATGTTAGCAATATAGTTACCTCTTTAtctataaaacacattaaataatgtGAGCATCTCAGTCATGCCATTGTCACAAGAAAATCTGACCTACGAAATGTTTAAACCATTCCAATCTCCCAATGACGACAATTGCTTGTAACAGCAATGAATGTCTTCACTTTCCCCTTCCACTTATTTCATTGCACAAATATTTGAAGTGAATGTGTAGGCATTTGTCACATGAGAAAGGGACACTATTTAAGAGCACATAGGCACATTCAACACTGAGTTTAAAGCACAAGGTTTATTCAGGAAAATGTCTAGACAAATGCAGGTGGACGTCAGCATAGGCCTTATTGCACACAGCAATGAATAGAGTTGATCTGGAACTTGTGCTGGagtggaaattattattatttaatcgtTGGAGATTACTGtatgcattgtaaaaaataatctaTGGGTCAAATGGCAGCTAatttggaagaagaaaaaaaaacatacccacGAATGATATTTAATTGATTAGTTTTAtccaatatacatgttgccccttggtaatattattagaaaatacggaattagcttccactgttatgctgatgatactcagctatatatctcaacgagaccagatgaaacttctcaattatctaagctaacagagtgtgttaaaaatggctgaccaataattttcaaaaagacagagatattaattattggaccaaaaaaactgTACACAAAATCttgtagactacagtttgcaactagacggatgtactgttacttcctctacagtcagaaatctgggtgttatattagacagcaatctgtcttttgaaaatcatatttctcatgttacaaaaactgcattcttccatcttagaaacattgccaagctacgaaacatgttatctgtttctgatgcagaaaagctagttcatgcattcatgacctctagactggactattgtaatgcacttctaggtggttgtcctgcttcttcaataaacaagctacaggtcgtccaaaatgcagcagctagagtccttaccaggtcaagaaaatatgatcatattaccccaattttacagtctctgcactggctacctattaagttccgtatcagttacaaattatcattacttacctataaggccctaaatggtttagctccagcgtacctaactagccttctaccacgctacaacccatcacgcaccctaaggtcacaaaacgctggacttttggtagttcctaggatagcaaagtccactaaaggaggtagagctttctcacatttggctcccaaactctggaatagccttcctgataatgttcggggttcagacacactctctctgtttaaatctagattaaactgCATCTCTTTctccaagcatttgaataatgtatcttaaattgtgagtgttgcatctgatcaaatgtgcattttattctttagcttgggttaaattaattttactttgttggaacagcagctatgctaatgatgtctctatttgtttttatgttttgtaactaggatttacacaagctccagtctggatccagaacacctgagaagagatgatgctgaccctcagaggacgcTAACCCAgaaatcaacaacagaactaacaaatattgctacaagtgtgactgcatcatataataattgctgttaatcgTCTGTCTGACTACGTCccgtatacatttttctgaaaaatcctgtcatatgcacataaactgagtcaacacttataagctactactaaatatggaAGAAATGTacagttgctttgtaatgatttgtattgaaaaaaagtgccttacaaataaacttgaattgaattttcaTTAAGACTTAAGAAAACCATTACACTAGTTAATGGTTATTTAATAGTTTATGGTCTTTTGGGAAATTTAGCATGATATTCTTATATAATTATTTGAGGGCTTTAACCTTAACTAAATAAACTTCTCATATTGGAGCAAAGTATACAAAGAagtattatttcaattttttttttttataaaacaattttcagggggaaaaaaaacttggTGTTTATTGGAGTGAAATGCCAAGTGTGATACAAAGACGGACAAATGTAAAGAAGTCAAAGTACAATGTTTATTTGTACTaacacatttcagaaattcatttTATGAGGTAAACACTATTTCCAGAATGAAGAAGTCACAAAGGAGGGCTTTGAGAgacaaatggcaaaaacaaacttaaaatatgGTCCTCAAATGGTAATGCAAGTTTTTTCCACAAGTATTTAAGTTACATTCCGGTCAAACTATTTACAAAAGTACATGTTAAAAAAGGCCACATGTCAAATTCCTATTTACAATATTGTACAGATGATCGGCGGCAACCTCCTCCTGCTGAAAGACAAGCAAGCAAAATAAGTTTCTTTATTAtgaaacaaatacaattatttagtCCCACAACCATCTAGATTGGCTTTCTTACCTATAAACGATTCAGGAGAGTGTTGTGGATGTCTTCGTGAACCTGGATGTAGATTTCATCTTTTGTTTTCAAGCCGTCCAAGAATTCTGTTGAAGTAGAcatgaaaaatttaatatttatctaaaatattgtgGGTTTGATTCAAAGTCAAGAGTCTGAAGGACATAAACCATACCAATTGGCAAACCACAGTTCTCCATGCAGTTCCGGTGTTTCAGATACATGGGCCACACATGACCGTCAAAGAGCCCCGGAGGGTCGGGGACGGTGTATTGTCttgtactgaaaaaaataataaaaatgtatttcagctgCTCAAAAGAAGCACAATTCATGAGTTTCTGATTGCAGTTTTAACACACCTTCTCCTTAACTTGCACTCCTCGTATGGGATGGTTATGTAATACGATTTGTCAAAGAATTCCAGCAAAGGCCtgtttggagagaaaaaaagataaaaaggtcATAACCTTAAAAAGAACACGGTCTCTCAAGTCATTTACTGATTGGGGCACTTCTGCATAGCTGACTCAGAAATCAGCACACGCAGCTCCACGCGCCCACCAATAGCTCAGCGCATCTCCTTATCTACACTCATGCAGAGCGTCACATGACCAGCTGTAAGCCCTGATGTTCCCTTCTTACATATGCATTGAGCACATTGAGTTACCCAACGTCCCCAAAATCTAATCTATGCCACTCATGCGGTTCAGGCCGCTGAAAGTTAAATTATGACGCTCACTTGTAGTTGTACAGCAGAAAGCCTTCTACGATGAGTATGTGCACTTGGCTCTCCGGGTCGTCCATTTCCGTGGCTGGGGTCACTTGCACACCGTGGGAACGGGCGAATTTGATTGGGTTTTCAAGCCAACCCTTGACGGTGTTCACCATGGCCTCCATATCCAAAGCTGTGATCACTACAAAAGCAGAACAAAAGATTTCAGCGGGAGATTGAAACGTAAAAATGGAAGTTGAAATTTAAAGTTGGTTATAGCAAAGCCACACAGAGAGAATGTAAATGGGTTGGGAGGGATTGTAAAATCTTTGTTATGGGGAGGGCGATGCGTAGAATGAGGAGTTATTACTCTCCTACTGTTTATAGTCTTACCATCCCACTGTTTAAAGCCATCCTCTCCGACTGCTATCTGATCCGGAGGCTGAAATAACAGTGACCAGTAAAACACTGCAGCAAATGCCATCTTCTACATCTGCTGTCAGGTATATTAGAGCCAGACTGCTGATCTAGAATCAGGTCTCAGCCATCTTAACCTGATGAATACAACTCAACAGATGGGAGGAAACTGATCTTGGATCAGCACTTTTGAGTTCGCTTATCACAGACTTgtaaaagtagtcaaataaaagctattaaataaaaagtaaacgtAGAGGTGATTACTAGATCATTATCTCTAAGTTACTTCTTACAGAATCCATGCATGCAGTAAAAAACATAACTGCATATGTTGGTTATGAAGATTTTGAAGCTGGGATGCTGGCTTGAGCTGGTCAGACCACCACATGACCAGCtaaagaccagcttaaaccagctcaaaccagcatcaAAACCTACCTAACCAACATATGCTGTATTTTTGCAATGGGGAAAGCTacaattaaaatactttaatttaattactattataaacataaaaagcaGGGGGGAAATTACAACTAAAGTCTATTTAAAACTGAAAGGGATCATGTTATCTGTAAAACAAATACCAAAATAACtagaaatactaaataaaaatactacatttaGTTGAACTCACCTTGAAGAAGTCATCCTGGTGAACCACACAGCAGTTTGGTAAGGCTTTTATTAATCTGTTCGTCAAGGTGGTTTTACCACCATTAGtcacgctaaaaaataaaaaaacaatggttaAAATGATGAAACGGAGGTGAAACGATTGAAAAGGCAGAAGGATTAAACGTATTTTCGATGTAATCTTGTGTTTAATCGTGTATTTGAAAAGTGTATTCAAGTAAAATTGGCGGGATGACCTCAAGATGGCTTAGGACAACAAACTGACTCAGGTTTACATTGTTGTTAGTTATCCACGTGTTCAATACAATAACGTCGTAAATTAACAAAAACCGCTTTTGTaatctacaataaaaaaataaacaataaaacaaacacagctAATTTAGACGTCTTTAAAGTTTAACGTCCCGTCCTTTGTATTAAAGCCACGGTGGGCAGGAACAAACACATTACAATCACATATAGCATTATACACGACACCTCAACAAGAAAAACTAATGCATAAACTGTTATTTCGCTTACTACTCAATATAAACATGACATTAATAGATGACTAAATATATAAGTCGCGAATGTCCGTTAAAAACATTCAATAGTTTCGGCGCGCTCACATTTTTAAATCTCCCGCTCAAAACCTCGTCGTGGTTTCAAACCTCGCGATTCTTTTAAAATACTGATCCAACACGTcagaaataagaataataaataatgtaataaattattacatgtaCAATATATtaacttcattaaaaaataaaataaaagccacgTGGCTCCACTGTAACTACTAGAACTAGTtgttcataatattactgtaaaaagTCACTTACCCTCCTATTCCAATGATGTACTTCATTGTGTCTGACCTGGTTGAGGTTTTACAATCTAGACGCCGCAAAACGCCTAAAATAAAAACTTCCGATTTAATAACTTCCGATTAAAGCTAAATTTGCAGTCTTATCTCTGTAGACACTAGCTCGTTGTGAGAACATTTAGGGTTGTAGGCATATAACCAAAGTCAGACGTCACAGAAAAGGCGTGGCTTACGTGCTAGGCAGCCAATCGCGGCTCACGCAGGGAAGAACATACTGTAATTCTGAATCAGTCTATAAATTCCATTGAATTGCACGGAAGATAAAATAGTACAGATTAgtacaattaaaaacatataagCAAAAAGAGACATTAAATACTCGGGTAGTGAGTTAGAGCAAGTCTTTGAAAAACATCATCactaaaagaaaaactaaaactaaattgaaCTAAAAGAACATTTCCTGTAAGACCAGCTGACAAGGAAAGAGACAATTAGAGACCATTAGAGAGTTTTTTATAGATATCCTCAATAGACCCTCATATTTAGGTGAGGGGTCAGAATAATCCTGAGGGATACTTGCAGGGCAACACGTTCCTCAACGTCTCATGAGGGCAGAATCACATGCATTGTTGTTTGGTACAGTTAATACATCACAGATATGCACTTGTACCATGTGGGAAGGATATCTTGGACAATTTTATAGTGTGAAATACCTAATTCACAATGTCTTTCTAGCATATTAAGTGCCTTTCAGTGGTaatccaaataaaatattcatatacatttgaattttgaatCATCCTGGTGTACATGCTTATGGTCAAAGCATATAGTAAATGAGTGTTTCTCATTTCTAAATGTCCATTACAGTGAGGGTCATTCTTTATTTAGGTCAAACAGAGTGTGACTGGTCACTCCGTCGTAAAGACTGCTGATATAATAGTCACATACATACAGGAATAGTCTGCCACATCatggaaatacaaaaataactctTTCTTGTGACTAGATGGAAGACTTCTACGTAACTCTTTCTTGAACTCTGGTGGTTGATTTGTTTGACTGGATATGGTGAGAGGTACAACCCCAGCTTGTTTTGAATTTaa
This DNA window, taken from Carassius auratus strain Wakin chromosome 22, ASM336829v1, whole genome shotgun sequence, encodes the following:
- the LOC113039360 gene encoding nicotinamide riboside kinase 2-like isoform X2; protein product: MEAMVNTVKGWLENPIKFARSHGVQVTPATEMDDPESQVHILIVEGFLLYNYKPLLEFFDKSYYITIPYEECKLRRSTRQYTVPDPPGLFDGHVWPMYLKHRNCMENCGLPIEFLDGLKTKDEIYIQVHEDIHNTLLNRL
- the LOC113039360 gene encoding nicotinamide riboside kinase 2-like isoform X1, which gives rise to MKYIIGIGGVTNGGKTTLTNRLIKALPNCCVVHQDDFFKPPDQIAVGEDGFKQWDVITALDMEAMVNTVKGWLENPIKFARSHGVQVTPATEMDDPESQVHILIVEGFLLYNYKPLLEFFDKSYYITIPYEECKLRRSTRQYTVPDPPGLFDGHVWPMYLKHRNCMENCGLPIEFLDGLKTKDEIYIQVHEDIHNTLLNRL